Sequence from the Priestia megaterium genome:
CGGAATTGGAGCTGATCAGTTAAAGGAACAATTTAAGCTTTCTCCTGCCGGCCTTGGAAGTCTTACAGCTATTATGGCCCTTGGCGCTTTGTTAGGAGCTACTGTAGGAGGATACTACACCGACAAATTCGGCCGCAACAAAATGTTTTTAATCGATTTATTTTTTATGGTGTTCTCCGCTCTTGGCGCTGCTTTAGCAACTGATTTAGTTTGGTTATTTATCTTTCGATTTTTAATGGGTGTAGGCGTAGGACTAGATGTTCCGGTAGCGCTCAGCTTTATTGCCGAGTTTAGTAATTTAAAGAAAAAAGGCCAATACGTGAACTTGTGGTGTCCACTGTGGTACGTGGCCGCAACTGTTACTGGACTTGTTGTTCTTCCTTTTTATCTGCTGGGGCAGCACGAAGATATTTGGCGCTGGTCGGTAGGATTTGGAGCAGTTGCTGCACTAATCGTGTTAATTTTGCGCTACCGTTATATGGATGAAAGCCCGATGTGGGCCGCTCATCACCTTCCGCTTAAAGAAGCTGTCAAGGTGTTAGAGAAAACCTATGACATACAAGTCACGGTAGCTAAAAATGCAAAAGAAGAACCTTTATCCCGTTCAAAAAAACTGTCTTATAAAGCTATTTTCCAAGGGAAATATCGGGCTCGGACATTTTTAGCTTCCATCATTACGGCCACTCAAAGTATGCAGTACTTTGCCGTTGGTTTCTATATCCCAACCATTTCCACGCTTATTTTTGGCAAAGGAATGATTTATGCAATTATCGGTACTCTTTTCTTTAATTTATTTGGGATTATTGGCGGCTTTACACAATCGCGACTAACTGAACAAGTCGGCATAAGAAAACTTGCGATTACAGGCTATACCATTTGTTCTTTAAGCTTAGTCCTGATGGGGCTCACAGGCGATACTCATTTTATTGCGCTGCCAATTTTATTTATTGCTTTATTTATTTTTGGTCAATCTTTTGGCCCCGGAGCGCAAGGGATGACGATGGCCACTCTTTCTTACCCGACTGAACTGCGAGGGCTGGGCTCCGGATGGGGGCAAGGAACAACGCGTATCGGCAGTATTTTAGGTTTTTACTTATTCCCGGTTGTACTTTCAATTGGCGGGATCTATACGACGTTTCTCGTCCTTACAATCGTTCCCGTTATTGGGCTGATCGCAACGGTTCTTATTAAGTGGGAGCCTATTGGCACGGATGTCGAAAAAGAAGAAGAACAAGGATTTGAAAGCAATAAAAGCTTTAGTAAAAAAAGTGAGGTTTATCACTAACTATCATTCTAGTAAAACAGGCGAAACGCAAAACACCTTCAAGGCTAGTATGCTTGAAGGTGTTTTTTTAGGTCGATAAAATACATACTCGTAAATGGCTATGCAAAGCGCCCCATCACTACTGTGTTATAGAACTTGCCGTCAGACAGCAGCTTGTCATTTTTTAATACTCCTTCTATTTCAAACCCGAACTTTGTATATAAATCAATCGCTTTTTTATTGGTCTCTAGCACATTCAGCGTCATTTTCTTCATGCCCGCGCTATCTACCCACAGTAAGGATTGCTGTAAAAGCTCTTTGCCAATTCCGTATCCCCAACATTCTTTTGCGACGCACACACCAAACTCTACTTTATGAGCAAATCGTTTCAACTCGTTTCCTTCGCACCTTGAAAATCCGACAATTTCATTATGTACAACCGCTACTAAAAATAAGTTTCGTTTACTTTCCGTGTCACGACTAATAAGCTCTTCAAAGTCCCCTTTATTCATATACCCTTCTCCTGACTCACGATCTAAGTTTTCCGTTTCTCCGTCTAGCTGAACTCTGAGGTGAGACAATTCATCTGCATCGCTAGTGTCAGCTGGGCGAATGATGTATTGAAGTCCTTTTACCTTGTAAATCTGCTGGTTGATGACCATCGTATACCTCCAAACGTCTTTGTTTCATTAAATCTATCAATTAGATGTAATTTCTTTTAATATAAATATTATACATACAGAGATGAAAGAGAGTTGAACAAATTGCTCTGGTTACTGCTTTCGATCCTATACGGTATTTACAAGTTCTATAAATCAAGGAGACCGCTAACGAAGTTTGACCATTTTTATGAGAAAGCGTTTGAGCTAGAAGAAAAAAAGCGATATGAAGATGCTCTTGATATACGCAACCAAGGGATCGAACTCCATACCCTTACCGATTTAGAACGAGCTGATTTACATTTAGCAAATGGGCGTATGCTTTTAAAACTAAAGCAATACGAAAAAGCAACAAAACACTACGATGCATCATTTAAGCTAGCAAAATACGAAAAATTTCCCTACTCAGAAGGATTTGACGAAGTCATTGAAGCCTACTTGTATGCAGGACGTAAAGAAGATGCGCTGATAATCACCAATGACATGTTAAAACGGCAAAGCTATGATCAAAAATTTAAAAAGCTAGAGCCTTTAAAAGAAAAGCTTCTTTCACTCAAAGACTCATGGTAAAATTAAACAAATGAAAGCGTGTTATTAAGAGCGACTGAGGTGAACGTAATGGTCATAACCGTTATTGTAGGAGTGTTGGGTTTGATTGGTTTAATTGCAGCAGGATTTGCGACTAATTATAAGGATACGAAGTAAGATGTCGTAAAGAAGAGAGGCTAGGACAAACGCAGGTTTCACGTATGTAGTAGCTTCTAGCTGTGGTTGGAGGGCGAGACGAAGACTCCTGCGGGGAAACCGGAATAGGTGAGACCCCGCAGAAGCGTATGCGACGAGGAGGCTCACCGGCCGCCCGCGGAAAGCGAAGTCTTGCACGGAAATCAACCGCGGTGTCACAAGCGATCCATACGAGCTCCTTTGTCCCTTTTTCCGCCTTTAGATTGGGGTGATTTTATGTCTGAATCTCTTTTTTAACGAGCCAACAGCTTTTCTGCGACGCGCAAAAACATCTTTATTCCGACTTCAAGCGAGGCTTCATCTACCGTAAACTTCGGATGATGATGAGGGTATACGATGCCCTGTTCTTCATTTCGCGCTCCAATGTTAAAAAATGCTCCTTCCGTTTCCTGCAGGTAAGCTGAAAAATCTTCTCCACCCATTTTAGGGGACAGCGTTTTAACCCGTTCTTTTCCATATTCTTCGATAGCTGTTTCTTCAATTAAACGCGTAATTTCTTCAGAGTTAATGACGGGATGATACCCATTTTCATATGTGAAGGTGTACTCTGCACCGTAGGCTTCGGTTAGTCCTTTTACAATCCGGTCAATTTGTGCCGGAACTTTTTTTCGCAGAGCCGCGTCAAAGCTGCGAACGGTACCGTTAAGCTCCACTTTATCAGGAAGTACGTTGTGCGTAGTTCCTCCGTGGAATTGTGTAACTGATACGACTAATTTATCGATTGGATTCGTCGTTCTTGAAACAATCGTTTGGAGATTCGTCACAATTTGCGCTCCTACAACAATGGCATCAACTGCTTCATGAGGCGCTGCAGCGTGCCCTCCTTTTCCTTTAATCGATATGTTAAACGTATCAGGTGAAGCCATCATAGGACCTGCAAGCACGCCGATTTCTCCGACGGGAAGACCAGAATTCAAATGCGTACCAATTACATAATCCACACCTTCCATTACGCCTTCTTTGACAAGCTCCTGCGCTCCCCCGGGCAGCAGCTCTTCTGCGTGTTGAAAAATCAAGCGAATTTCTCCTTTAAATTCATTTCCTAATTGAGAAAGAACAGAGGCTACTCCTAGCAAAATAGCCGTGTGACCGTCATGCCCGCATGCATGCATCACGCCTTTAGTATCCGAAGCAAATGCAAACGTGTTTTCTTCTTCAATCGGCAGCGCGTCCATATCCGCTCGGATCGCAACCACTTTTCCCTGCTCTTTTCCTATTAATCTAGCCACCACGCTTGTTGGTGTAGGACGAGTAATGATAAAGCTTCCAAACGAACGAAGCGTATCTTCAACAAACTGAGACGTTCGGTGTTCTTGAAACGATAATTCAGGATAGCGATGAAAATGTCTTCTCCACTCAATTACCTGCTTTTTTAAGCTTTCTGTGACGCTGTATTCACTGATTAATTTGACTGTCATACACATACCCCTCCTTTGTTTGACTATATCGATTGGCTGGAACGGAAAGGTTCAAATTTCCGCGCAGCGTACTGCTTTTATACGAAGTGTCGTAAAGCCCACGCTCTTGTAAAATAGGCACCACTTTTTCCACAAACTGATGAAACGTATCGCTCATAAACGGGCGAAGCACAAATCCATCCGCTGCTTCTTGCTCATGCCATTTTTGCATTTCATCCGCTACGTGCTCCGGGGTTCCTGAAAACGGCGAACGAGGCAAAATTGTTTCAAGTGCCGCTTCTCTTAACGTTAACTTCCTAGCTGCTGCCGCTTGTTTAATTTTATTTGTAGTGCTTTGAAACGCATTTGCTCCTATATCCCCTAACTCTGGAAACGGTGCGTCTACGTCAAATTGATGAAAATCATAATCATCAAAAAAACGGGCTAAATATGTAATGGCATGATCGATTGGAATTAAAGCGGCAAGCTCTTGATATCTTCTTTCTACATCTTCCTCGCTATCTCCTATAATTAAATCAATACTTGGAAAAATGAGAAGTTCTTCAGGGGTTCTGCCGTGATCTCTTGCTCTATTTTTCATATCTTGATAGGATGCCTGCGCTTCTTCTAGTGTATGTGCATTGGTGTAAATCGCATCCGCATTTTCTGCGCCAAATCCTCTTCCTCTTTCTGATGAACCCGCTTGAAACACAACCGGATGTCCCTGCTTTGAACGAGCAATATTTAACGGCCCTTGAACTTGAAAGTGCTTGCCTTTAAATCCAAGAGTATGCATTTTCTTTGGATCAAAAAACTGACCGGTTTCTTTTTGATAGGTAAAAGCATCATCTTCCCACGAATCCCACAGCCCTTTTACTACGTCGAGATGCTCTTTTGCAATTTCGTATCGTTCGCTGTGAAGAGGAAGATATCCTCTGCTGTGATTGCGCGCTGCCCCTTCTTGTGGAGAAGTGACTAAGTTCCATCCCGCTCGCCCGCCGCTGATATGATCAAGAGACATCAGCTGACGAGCGATGGTAAAAGGCTCACTGAAACTTGTTGAAACCGTCCCAACTAAACCGATGTGATTCGTAGAAGCAGCAATAGCTGACAGTAGCGTAATGGGCTCAAAACGATTTAAAAAGTGAGGAATGGACTTTTCTGATATTGCTAACCCATCCGCAATAAAGACAAAGCTGAACAGTCCTTTTTCCAATATACGCGCTTGCCTCTTGTAAAACTCAATATTAATGCTCGCATCAGGCTCTACGTCCGGATGTCTCCATCCATCCGTCGTATTTCCAAGTCCTTTAATATTTGCTCCTAGCATTAGCTTTCTTTTTTTACTCAACGTATACTTCCTCCTTTTTACGACAAATAAAAAAGAGATGCTTTGATTGTTCAAAGCATCTCCAGTCGTCTGGTCGATTATTTTTAAACGGCTATTTATTTAGAGAAAATAGCTGTTGACCTCTCATTTATTTAGCATATTTGAATAGTATACTCACTATTCCTATAAGTCAAGTTTGTTTTTAGTTAAAATAGATGATCTCTTACTTCTTTAGTTAAACTTAATTACGATTTCATTCTTTTTAAATTTCTTAAAACTCACTTTGACTATCGGAATAACCGGTGATATAACTATATGTACATTCAGCATCCGTACCGCCTGTCAGGCTACTGAAGGCTCTTATCTTCTCTTCAACTTGAAGCGAGATAAGAGCCTTTGGCATTTAAGGAGATGAATGTTTTACCCAGCTCATTTATTTTCACTACTTAACTAAGGAGGCGTTACATATGAGTTTGCAATTTGCTTATTGGGCCCCGAACGTAAGCGGAGGCCTTGTCATTTCCAACATTCCTCAAAAAACAGAGTGGTCATTTGAGGCAAACAGCCGGTATGCGCAAATTGCCGAGCAGGTGGGCTTTGATTATGTTCTCTTGCAAACTAGATTTTTTGCAAGCTATGGAGCTGAAAATCAACTAGAAGCTGCGACTCTCGCTTCTGCTCTGGCCGCCACTACTAAAAAAATCAACATTATTACAGCGGTTCTTCCGGGGTTATGGCATCCCGGCGTATTTGCTAAAATCATTTCGACTATTGATCATATCAGCAGCGGACGCGTCTCTGTGAACGTTGTAAGCGGCTGGTTTAAAGGCGAATTTAACGGCTACGGCGAACCATGGCTAGATCATGATGAGCGCTACCGCCGTTCTGAAGAATTTATTAACGTGCTTCGAGAACTATGGAAAAACGAAACGACTACGTTCAAAGGAGACTTTTACCGATTAAATGACGCACCGTTAAAACCAAAGCCTCTTCAGCCGCCAAAAGTATTTCAAGGAGGAAATTCTAAAGCCGCCCGTGAAATGGCAGGCCGAGTATCAGACGTTTATTTCATGAACGGCAACTCGATTGAAAACTTAAAAAACCAAATTGAAGACGTAAAAGCAAACGCAAACGGCCGGGATATTCAATTTGGCGTAAACGGATTTGTCATTGTCCGTGAAACAGAAGAAGAAGCAAAACAAGTGCTAAAAGAAATTGTTCTACAAGCAGATAAAGAAGCCGTTGAAGGGTTTGAAAGTCAAGTGAAATTTGCAGGCAAAGCTTCTCCTCAAGGTGAAGGCATGTGGGCAAACTCTTCATTTGAAAACTTAGTTCAGTATAATGACGGCTTCCGAACTGGCCTTATCGGCACAGCCGAACAAGTCGCCAATCAAATTATCGAACTGAAAAAAATTGGTGTGGATATTATTTTGACAGGCTTTTTACATTATGAAGAAGAAATCAAAACGTTTGGCGAAACCATTATTCCGCTCGTAAGACAAAAAGAACAGGAACTAAAAGAAAAAGCGGGCGCGTTGTAAATAGTTTATCACAATGAACATTAAAATCTTTGGAGGTATGTTATGTCAGTCGAAATTTCTGCACGTCCTGTATACAATCAATCTACGCGCGCTTATTACGCGTCCATCCGCGAGAAAATTGCGTCTCTCGTAGATGAAGTCATTCGGCCTAATGCAGCCCGTACAGATGAAGAAGGAGCTTTTCCACGAGAAAATTTAGAAGCGCTTATTAAAGCAGGCTGGGGAAACATTCTTGTACCAAAGGCATACAGCGGCTTAGAGCTTGATCACGTGGCTTTTGCAATTGTGGCTGAAGAAATTGCAAAAGCTTGTGCTTCCACTGCTTTAGTTTACGTGATGCATGTCGGAGCGGTTCAAACTATTACGCTGTACGGAAACGATGATCAAAAAAAACGCTGGTTACAACCAATTGACCAAGGGCTGATTGGTACGTATTCTACAAGTGAAAAAGCCTCAGGAGGACATTGGTGGTACAACTTCAGTCAAGCACAGCGAAATGGCGAAGATTATGTAGTTAATGCTGACAAATCATTTACTACAAGCGCCGGGCAAGCTGATTTTTATGTGGTCCAAACACGCAGTCCTGAAGCACAAGAAGCAACGGATATTAGCTTTTTTATTGTAGACGGAACATCAGACGGCATTACTGCAAGTCCATGGGAAGCGCTGGGCGTTCGCGGTAATCACAGCGGTCCCATTTCTTATAAAAATGTACACGTGCCAAAACAAGACCTTCTAGGCAGTGAAGAAACAGGGAAAGAAATCGTCTTAAACGGCGTTTCCCCTATTTATTTAATTGGCCTTGGTTCTGCTTGGCTTGGAGTAGCGGAACATGCGCTAGAGCTTGCGGTTAACCATGCAACGCGAACGATTCACCGCGATTTTAATAACCAGCTTAGCGACTATCAAGTCATTCGCCAGCAGATTGCTGAAGCAAAAGTCCTCATTGAAAGCACAAAACCATGGCAAATTGACTTGGCAGAACAGCTTGATATTTTACAAGCTGAACAAAAAGCACAAGGTGTTCTTACCCTCCCGCTGACTGAATTTAAAGTGCACGCTTCAGAAGTAGCCAACAAAGCAACGCGAATTGCATTGGATGTAAGCGGCGGATACGGCTATAAAAAAGGCCGTATTGAACGTTTGTTCCGAGATGCCAGAGCGGGCATTGCTATGGGCCCTTCTAATAATATTGCCAGAGAATGGATCGGAAAGAACCTTGTAGGGCTTCCGCTTGAACTTTGGATTAAAGGCGGAGAGTAAAGTTTAATATCGTAAAAAAGAGGATCTTTTATAGAGATTCTCTTTTTTACTTTTTTAACGTAACGACTACGCTCCCTATTTTATGTCCGGCTTCTACATACTCATGAGCTTTTGGAATTTGTTCTAAAGAGTAGCATCTATCAATCACTGATTTAATC
This genomic interval carries:
- a CDS encoding M20 family metallopeptidase; translated protein: MTVKLISEYSVTESLKKQVIEWRRHFHRYPELSFQEHRTSQFVEDTLRSFGSFIITRPTPTSVVARLIGKEQGKVVAIRADMDALPIEEENTFAFASDTKGVMHACGHDGHTAILLGVASVLSQLGNEFKGEIRLIFQHAEELLPGGAQELVKEGVMEGVDYVIGTHLNSGLPVGEIGVLAGPMMASPDTFNISIKGKGGHAAAPHEAVDAIVVGAQIVTNLQTIVSRTTNPIDKLVVSVTQFHGGTTHNVLPDKVELNGTVRSFDAALRKKVPAQIDRIVKGLTEAYGAEYTFTYENGYHPVINSEEITRLIEETAIEEYGKERVKTLSPKMGGEDFSAYLQETEGAFFNIGARNEEQGIVYPHHHPKFTVDEASLEVGIKMFLRVAEKLLAR
- a CDS encoding MFS transporter, which gives rise to MASAQPHIIQSRQDIINFVNSNPVTSKSWKIILVALGGIFVDAYDFTSLGIGADQLKEQFKLSPAGLGSLTAIMALGALLGATVGGYYTDKFGRNKMFLIDLFFMVFSALGAALATDLVWLFIFRFLMGVGVGLDVPVALSFIAEFSNLKKKGQYVNLWCPLWYVAATVTGLVVLPFYLLGQHEDIWRWSVGFGAVAALIVLILRYRYMDESPMWAAHHLPLKEAVKVLEKTYDIQVTVAKNAKEEPLSRSKKLSYKAIFQGKYRARTFLASIITATQSMQYFAVGFYIPTISTLIFGKGMIYAIIGTLFFNLFGIIGGFTQSRLTEQVGIRKLAITGYTICSLSLVLMGLTGDTHFIALPILFIALFIFGQSFGPGAQGMTMATLSYPTELRGLGSGWGQGTTRIGSILGFYLFPVVLSIGGIYTTFLVLTIVPVIGLIATVLIKWEPIGTDVEKEEEQGFESNKSFSKKSEVYH
- a CDS encoding acyl-CoA dehydrogenase family protein — its product is MSVEISARPVYNQSTRAYYASIREKIASLVDEVIRPNAARTDEEGAFPRENLEALIKAGWGNILVPKAYSGLELDHVAFAIVAEEIAKACASTALVYVMHVGAVQTITLYGNDDQKKRWLQPIDQGLIGTYSTSEKASGGHWWYNFSQAQRNGEDYVVNADKSFTTSAGQADFYVVQTRSPEAQEATDISFFIVDGTSDGITASPWEALGVRGNHSGPISYKNVHVPKQDLLGSEETGKEIVLNGVSPIYLIGLGSAWLGVAEHALELAVNHATRTIHRDFNNQLSDYQVIRQQIAEAKVLIESTKPWQIDLAEQLDILQAEQKAQGVLTLPLTEFKVHASEVANKATRIALDVSGGYGYKKGRIERLFRDARAGIAMGPSNNIAREWIGKNLVGLPLELWIKGGE
- a CDS encoding LLM class flavin-dependent oxidoreductase codes for the protein MSKKRKLMLGANIKGLGNTTDGWRHPDVEPDASINIEFYKRQARILEKGLFSFVFIADGLAISEKSIPHFLNRFEPITLLSAIAASTNHIGLVGTVSTSFSEPFTIARQLMSLDHISGGRAGWNLVTSPQEGAARNHSRGYLPLHSERYEIAKEHLDVVKGLWDSWEDDAFTYQKETGQFFDPKKMHTLGFKGKHFQVQGPLNIARSKQGHPVVFQAGSSERGRGFGAENADAIYTNAHTLEEAQASYQDMKNRARDHGRTPEELLIFPSIDLIIGDSEEDVERRYQELAALIPIDHAITYLARFFDDYDFHQFDVDAPFPELGDIGANAFQSTTNKIKQAAAARKLTLREAALETILPRSPFSGTPEHVADEMQKWHEQEAADGFVLRPFMSDTFHQFVEKVVPILQERGLYDTSYKSSTLRGNLNLSVPANRYSQTKEGYVYDSQINQ
- the sfnG gene encoding dimethylsulfone monooxygenase SfnG, with amino-acid sequence MSLQFAYWAPNVSGGLVISNIPQKTEWSFEANSRYAQIAEQVGFDYVLLQTRFFASYGAENQLEAATLASALAATTKKINIITAVLPGLWHPGVFAKIISTIDHISSGRVSVNVVSGWFKGEFNGYGEPWLDHDERYRRSEEFINVLRELWKNETTTFKGDFYRLNDAPLKPKPLQPPKVFQGGNSKAAREMAGRVSDVYFMNGNSIENLKNQIEDVKANANGRDIQFGVNGFVIVRETEEEAKQVLKEIVLQADKEAVEGFESQVKFAGKASPQGEGMWANSSFENLVQYNDGFRTGLIGTAEQVANQIIELKKIGVDIILTGFLHYEEEIKTFGETIIPLVRQKEQELKEKAGAL
- a CDS encoding GNAT family N-acetyltransferase, whose translation is MVINQQIYKVKGLQYIIRPADTSDADELSHLRVQLDGETENLDRESGEGYMNKGDFEELISRDTESKRNLFLVAVVHNEIVGFSRCEGNELKRFAHKVEFGVCVAKECWGYGIGKELLQQSLLWVDSAGMKKMTLNVLETNKKAIDLYTKFGFEIEGVLKNDKLLSDGKFYNTVVMGRFA